One window of the Chitinophaga niabensis genome contains the following:
- a CDS encoding glycosyltransferase family 2 protein has translation MSKLVSIVIPVYNGQEYIRETLDSILGQTYKNYELIVVDGASSDSTMEILEKKRGLIDVLISEKDEGMYDALRKGFSKANGDYLCYINADDRLLPYALEKVVQKFEEEDCDLVFGDVNYINEAGNIIFSYKGVNFNHKAIRSIRRVPFAQQSSFWTREIYDRNGGFDKSLKYVADSKFLLSVCLDPGVIKGYVPLPLGEYRLHGNSFSVSVTDKMHEEHHRMMAGFNLGSTSVSRYFYEMVAKVLNLKGIYKKLTYKGAKF, from the coding sequence ATGTCAAAATTAGTATCAATCGTTATTCCCGTATATAACGGGCAGGAATATATCCGGGAAACACTGGATAGCATACTGGGCCAGACCTACAAGAATTACGAGCTGATCGTGGTAGATGGGGCGTCCTCAGACAGTACGATGGAAATACTGGAAAAGAAAAGAGGCCTGATAGATGTACTGATATCAGAAAAGGATGAAGGCATGTATGATGCTCTGAGAAAAGGATTCAGCAAAGCCAATGGCGATTATCTCTGCTATATCAATGCGGACGACCGCCTGCTGCCTTATGCACTCGAAAAGGTAGTACAGAAGTTTGAAGAAGAAGATTGTGATCTCGTGTTCGGTGATGTGAACTACATCAATGAAGCAGGCAATATCATCTTCTCCTACAAAGGCGTGAACTTCAATCACAAAGCCATCCGCAGCATCCGCAGGGTACCTTTTGCACAACAAAGTTCCTTCTGGACGAGAGAGATCTACGACCGCAACGGCGGATTCGATAAATCCCTGAAGTATGTGGCAGACTCTAAATTCCTTTTGTCTGTTTGCCTGGACCCGGGCGTGATCAAAGGTTATGTGCCTTTACCATTAGGGGAATACCGCCTGCATGGCAATTCTTTTTCCGTATCTGTAACAGATAAAATGCATGAGGAACATCACCGCATGATGGCAGGATTTAACCTGGGAAGTACTTCTGTTTCCAGGTATTTCTATGAAATGGTGGCCAAGGTATTGAACTTGAAGGGCATCTACAAAAAGCTCACATACAAAGGCGCAAAATTCTAA
- a CDS encoding glycosyltransferase family 4 protein gives MNILFFTNISPFPQNGGEKLRSYYLLKVLAELGHRVFAIIGNEEQVDLREYQIEGVEFFIHEEKALGLADRLTGRHHFQRTSSVLQLFEKIFQNRKIDLAFLDYGYIGQYISYFRNRGIPVILGTHNAQALHTQQVPAKGFVKKLRRSQLVAVEKLHERKYFNQAAAVLVVSEVDKAYHRSFIDPSKLFVIPNFLDEREYELDVVRDPNVLVMTANFSMYMNYEGLKWFVENVWNDELAARFRLLLVGRHSKEALRKLKGAEEWKNIKAIGKVPDVKPFIGMASGVIIPLLHGSGTRLKCLEAMALRTPVIATAKGVEGVRSENFIIANTAEGFKNALLTFNGKGQHLGTLLREDFMQEYSAAVNRKRMEEIINAQLLPQ, from the coding sequence ATGAACATCTTATTCTTTACCAATATTTCTCCATTCCCGCAAAACGGCGGTGAAAAACTCCGCAGCTACTACCTGCTGAAGGTACTGGCAGAACTGGGCCACCGGGTATTTGCCATTATTGGCAATGAGGAACAGGTAGATCTGCGGGAATATCAGATAGAAGGAGTGGAGTTTTTTATCCACGAAGAAAAAGCACTGGGCCTGGCAGACCGTTTAACAGGCAGGCATCACTTTCAACGTACCAGCTCCGTATTACAATTATTTGAAAAGATATTCCAGAACAGGAAAATAGACCTCGCTTTCCTGGATTATGGTTACATCGGTCAATACATCAGTTATTTCAGGAACCGGGGTATTCCTGTGATCCTGGGTACCCACAATGCGCAGGCCCTGCACACGCAGCAGGTACCTGCGAAGGGGTTCGTGAAAAAGCTGAGAAGGTCGCAGTTGGTAGCCGTGGAGAAACTGCACGAAAGGAAATATTTCAACCAGGCAGCTGCCGTACTGGTAGTCAGCGAAGTAGATAAAGCCTATCACAGATCATTCATCGATCCTTCAAAACTCTTTGTGATCCCCAACTTCCTGGACGAAAGGGAATATGAACTGGATGTGGTGAGAGACCCGAATGTACTGGTGATGACAGCTAATTTTTCCATGTACATGAACTATGAAGGTTTGAAATGGTTCGTGGAAAATGTATGGAACGATGAACTGGCTGCACGCTTCCGGTTATTGCTGGTGGGCCGGCATTCCAAAGAAGCCCTGAGAAAACTGAAAGGCGCGGAAGAATGGAAGAACATTAAAGCAATAGGCAAAGTACCGGATGTAAAACCTTTCATTGGTATGGCAAGTGGCGTGATCATTCCCTTACTGCATGGCAGCGGCACCCGTTTAAAATGCCTGGAAGCCATGGCACTCAGAACCCCTGTGATTGCCACCGCCAAAGGCGTGGAAGGCGTAAGGAGCGAAAACTTTATTATCGCCAATACAGCGGAAGGGTTTAAAAACGCCCTGCTCACCTTTAATGGAAAAGGACAACACTTAGGCACTTTGCTCCGTGAAGATTTTATGCAGGAATACAGCGCAGCCGTGAACCGGAAGAGAATGGAAGAGATCATTAATGCACAACTGTTACCGCAATGA
- a CDS encoding XrtY-associated glycosyltransferase XYAG1, translating to MKILFIVPSYKPAYVYGGPIVTIARLAERLVVLGHEVTVYTTTANGKTELDVPLHEPVWMDGVKVHYFKRITKDHTHISPALWRKTWTTVKKFDAVHIHSWWNFLVMGAALICTMRGVKPVLSPHGMMCDYVFNSRNQLKKKIMHKLLGKYLLSKTHLHVSSPMEWKECLQVNEKWKGDLIFNLVDLPAGNFLRKENQDFTISFLSRIDPKKGLDILLHALSKVPFSYKLQIGGSGEETYLRELSRIVTDLEMEDKVEWAGWKNNEDKFAFLAESDLFALTSHNENFALVVVESLAVGTPVLLSEHVGLSKYVDENRLGWITGIDDVEEVRAQLTAAYSNWEERRRIRKDAGAIIYHDFNETKLATDYVTMYKQLS from the coding sequence ATGAAGATTCTTTTTATAGTACCCTCTTATAAACCAGCCTATGTATATGGCGGTCCTATTGTGACCATTGCACGGTTAGCTGAGCGGCTGGTGGTATTAGGGCATGAGGTAACCGTTTATACCACTACCGCAAATGGTAAAACCGAACTGGATGTGCCCTTGCATGAACCGGTTTGGATGGATGGCGTGAAAGTGCATTATTTTAAAAGGATCACAAAAGATCATACGCATATTTCCCCGGCGCTCTGGCGTAAAACCTGGACGACCGTTAAAAAGTTCGATGCGGTACACATCCATTCCTGGTGGAACTTCCTGGTAATGGGGGCTGCCCTCATCTGTACCATGAGAGGGGTGAAACCGGTACTGAGCCCGCATGGCATGATGTGCGATTATGTATTCAACAGCAGGAACCAGTTGAAGAAAAAGATCATGCACAAACTGCTGGGCAAATACCTGCTCTCTAAAACCCACCTGCATGTTTCATCTCCCATGGAATGGAAGGAATGTTTGCAGGTGAATGAAAAATGGAAGGGCGATCTCATCTTTAACCTGGTGGATCTCCCTGCCGGCAACTTCCTGAGAAAAGAAAACCAGGACTTCACAATCAGTTTCCTTTCCCGAATAGATCCGAAGAAAGGGCTGGACATTCTGTTGCATGCCCTTTCCAAGGTTCCCTTCTCCTACAAACTGCAGATAGGTGGTTCAGGAGAAGAAACATATCTCAGGGAGCTTTCCCGGATAGTAACAGACCTGGAAATGGAAGATAAAGTGGAGTGGGCAGGCTGGAAGAACAACGAGGATAAATTCGCCTTCCTCGCAGAATCCGATCTCTTTGCGCTCACTTCTCACAATGAAAACTTTGCACTCGTAGTAGTGGAATCACTGGCTGTAGGTACCCCGGTATTACTGAGTGAACATGTAGGCCTGTCGAAGTATGTGGATGAGAACCGCCTGGGATGGATCACCGGGATTGATGATGTGGAGGAGGTGCGTGCGCAGTTAACAGCGGCTTACAGCAACTGGGAGGAACGCAGGCGCATCCGAAAAGATGCTGGAGCGATCATTTACCATGATTTTAATGAAACAAAACTGGCTACGGATTACGTGACCATGTACAAGCAATTAAGCTAA
- a CDS encoding mannose-1-phosphate guanylyltransferase → MHHILLCGGSGTRLWPLSNQQTPKQLLPLFEDRSLLQLTYLRNKTACTKIMAIMNAQQQHMIATQLQEAGAEDPLLLAEPVGRNTAAAIALAAFVTAPETVLLITPADHLIGTPDLYAQTIATAKELAEADNLVTIGLQPNYPETGYGYIQYKGYDVLRFVEKPDLPTATLLLESRDYLWNSGIFCCKAGVMLEELQKYAPAIYEAAAVAAEEWLQTGTVSLATMEAIPADSIDYAVMEKSQRVKVVPSYMQWSDVGSYEALSEALTQHYQYSNHQAVFINSNPQNSMVIGKEKLVALVGVENMVVVDTPGALLIMQKGKGQEIKQLHQWVKENRPELL, encoded by the coding sequence ATGCATCATATCTTACTTTGTGGCGGGTCCGGCACCCGCCTCTGGCCATTGTCTAACCAGCAAACACCCAAACAGCTATTGCCTTTGTTTGAAGACCGGAGCCTTTTGCAACTCACTTACTTAAGGAATAAAACCGCCTGTACAAAGATCATGGCCATCATGAATGCCCAACAGCAGCACATGATAGCCACACAATTACAGGAAGCCGGTGCAGAAGATCCTTTGCTGCTGGCTGAACCTGTTGGTCGTAATACGGCCGCTGCCATCGCTTTGGCAGCATTTGTTACAGCCCCTGAAACAGTGTTGCTCATCACACCCGCAGATCACCTGATCGGTACACCGGACCTCTATGCACAAACCATTGCTACCGCAAAGGAACTCGCAGAAGCAGACAACCTGGTTACCATTGGTCTGCAGCCAAACTATCCTGAAACCGGTTATGGTTACATACAGTACAAAGGATATGATGTGCTGCGCTTTGTGGAAAAACCGGATCTGCCAACAGCTACACTGTTACTGGAAAGCAGGGATTACCTCTGGAACAGCGGCATCTTCTGTTGCAAGGCAGGTGTAATGCTGGAGGAACTGCAAAAGTATGCACCGGCTATTTACGAAGCTGCGGCCGTTGCGGCAGAAGAATGGCTGCAGACCGGAACGGTTTCCCTGGCTACCATGGAAGCGATTCCGGCAGATAGTATCGACTATGCCGTGATGGAAAAAAGCCAGCGGGTGAAAGTAGTTCCCAGTTATATGCAATGGAGTGATGTAGGCAGCTACGAAGCGCTCTCGGAAGCTTTAACCCAACATTACCAGTACAGCAATCACCAGGCAGTTTTCATCAACAGCAATCCGCAGAACAGCATGGTGATAGGAAAAGAAAAACTGGTAGCCCTGGTTGGTGTGGAAAACATGGTAGTGGTAGATACCCCCGGCGCTTTGCTGATCATGCAAAAGGGGAAAGGACAGGAAATAAAACAATTACATCAATGGGTGAAAGAGAACCGCCCGGAATTATTATAA
- a CDS encoding O-antigen ligase family protein: MNLKKTGVFLYTMLSTLKVSLVGQLWLNEFLVILATPFTYKPSDLDEYPYLKKMLAALLLLLMFQVVTDLLIVHSTPQNYLRGWAGTIIAMLSFIFLFKTLNEPSTILFFIFMTMIKNIIYTDDIVDSDMSYFKFKIAPILTNAMYLLVYYLYQRGEQKLVLISLIGFSLLCFGMDSRSTGLIFFISAAIIYFLNSKVSISRQKIILFSVIAAILFQICYFFYVRAVLDGEIGGDHSREQLERLDNPYNPLGLLITGRAETFAAGAAIADKPIFGHGSWAPDKTLKYYMILLMYHDEEMNLQSAKEIDHLVPSHSVLMGAWVNWGIGGFIAICYLFWLLMKIGFNLIRNGQELALYPVLVLMTIGLIWSFLFSPFQALRLYVPGIAAILLTSYYELKEMTMPEWALYNN, from the coding sequence ATGAACCTGAAGAAGACCGGCGTTTTTCTGTACACCATGCTAAGTACTTTGAAAGTATCCTTAGTAGGACAGTTATGGTTGAATGAGTTCCTCGTGATCCTGGCAACGCCCTTCACCTACAAACCCAGCGATCTGGATGAATACCCTTATCTGAAAAAGATGCTGGCAGCTTTACTGCTGCTGCTGATGTTCCAGGTAGTGACGGACCTGCTGATCGTACACAGCACACCGCAGAATTATTTACGCGGCTGGGCCGGTACCATCATCGCCATGTTGTCCTTCATCTTTTTATTCAAAACATTGAATGAACCCTCCACGATCTTATTCTTCATATTCATGACCATGATCAAGAACATCATCTATACGGATGATATTGTGGATTCGGACATGAGTTATTTTAAATTCAAGATAGCACCCATCTTAACCAATGCCATGTACCTGCTGGTGTATTACCTGTATCAGCGGGGAGAGCAAAAGCTGGTGTTAATTTCACTGATCGGTTTCAGCCTGTTGTGCTTTGGTATGGACTCCCGTTCCACCGGGTTGATCTTCTTTATCAGTGCTGCTATCATTTATTTCTTAAACAGTAAAGTATCCATCTCCCGGCAGAAGATCATCCTCTTCTCCGTGATTGCCGCCATACTCTTTCAGATCTGTTACTTCTTTTATGTACGGGCTGTACTGGATGGAGAGATAGGAGGGGATCACTCAAGGGAACAACTGGAAAGGCTGGATAACCCCTATAATCCGCTGGGCCTCTTAATAACAGGGCGGGCGGAAACTTTTGCGGCCGGTGCGGCCATTGCGGACAAACCCATTTTCGGGCACGGCTCCTGGGCGCCTGATAAAACATTGAAGTATTACATGATCCTGCTGATGTATCACGATGAAGAGATGAACCTGCAATCTGCGAAGGAGATAGATCACCTCGTACCCAGCCACTCTGTATTGATGGGGGCCTGGGTGAACTGGGGGATCGGGGGCTTCATAGCCATCTGTTATTTGTTCTGGCTGCTGATGAAGATTGGTTTCAATCTCATTCGCAACGGACAGGAGTTGGCATTATACCCTGTACTGGTTTTAATGACCATAGGGCTGATATGGAGCTTCCTGTTCTCGCCCTTCCAGGCCTTGCGGCTGTATGTACCGGGCATTGCAGCCATACTGCTTACTTCTTATTATGAACTGAAAGAGATGACGATGCCGGAATGGGCACTCTATAATAATTAA
- a CDS encoding acyltransferase, which yields MSTQPLFHEKTDARTGKVKMYRDNPLYFLRRSNISLYKSFLLYLYYSIAIWLPDPPRPIGGLCMSFRTFLASRIFYRSGKHIKIGRNVHFGSGKQVEIGDYTGLNTNCWIGNDTIIGSDVMFGPDVSILSGGHNFERIDIPMREQGATPRRPVVIGDDVWIGTRVIILPGVHIGSHSIIGAGSVVTKDVPEYAIVAGNPATIKKYRNQ from the coding sequence ATGTCAACGCAACCATTATTTCACGAGAAAACAGACGCGAGAACAGGCAAGGTGAAAATGTACAGGGATAATCCCCTTTACTTTTTGCGCAGGTCTAACATCTCCCTGTATAAGAGCTTTTTACTCTATCTCTACTACAGCATTGCTATCTGGCTGCCAGACCCTCCGCGGCCTATTGGCGGACTGTGCATGTCCTTCCGCACTTTCCTGGCTTCGCGTATTTTCTACCGCAGCGGCAAACATATCAAGATCGGCAGGAATGTACACTTTGGCAGTGGCAAACAGGTAGAGATAGGCGATTATACAGGCCTGAACACGAACTGCTGGATCGGTAATGATACCATCATTGGCAGCGATGTAATGTTTGGCCCCGATGTGAGCATCCTCTCCGGTGGCCATAATTTCGAACGCATTGATATTCCCATGCGCGAACAGGGAGCAACACCCAGAAGGCCGGTAGTGATAGGAGATGATGTGTGGATAGGTACCCGGGTGATCATTCTGCCTGGTGTGCACATAGGTTCACACTCCATTATAGGCGCAGGTTCCGTGGTAACGAAAGATGTACCGGAATATGCGATCGTAGCAGGTAACCCCGCTACCATTAAAAAATACAGAAACCAATAA
- the gmd gene encoding GDP-mannose 4,6-dehydratase: MKVALITGVNGQDGAYLAELLLEKGYMVHGVKRRASLINTERIDHLYQDPHSENVRFRLHYGDMTDSTNIIRIIQETQPDEIYNLAAMSHVKVSFDTPEYTANADGIGTLRILEALRILKLENKTKVYQASTSELYGLVQEVPQKESTPFYPRSPYAVAKLYAYWITVNYREAYNMFACNGILFNHESPLRGETFVTRKITRAAAAIVLGMQDKLFLGNLDARRDWGHAKDYVEAMWRILQQDKADDYVIATGITTPVRDFVRMAFDELGIELEFTGEGVNEVGVISACRNKEYILPVGKEVVAVDPAYFRPTEVELLIGDPTKSKTVLGWEPKYDLPALVKEMVAADVELFRRKEVTQFEHLIG; the protein is encoded by the coding sequence ATGAAAGTAGCTTTAATTACTGGTGTAAACGGACAGGATGGCGCCTATCTGGCGGAATTATTGTTGGAGAAAGGCTATATGGTACACGGCGTAAAACGCCGCGCTTCACTGATCAACACCGAACGTATCGATCACCTGTACCAGGACCCCCACAGCGAAAACGTCCGCTTCCGGCTCCATTACGGAGATATGACGGACAGTACCAATATTATCCGCATTATACAGGAAACACAGCCTGATGAAATATATAACCTGGCCGCAATGAGCCATGTAAAAGTGAGCTTTGATACACCGGAATATACCGCCAATGCAGATGGCATTGGAACCCTCCGCATCCTGGAAGCCCTGCGCATCCTGAAGCTGGAGAACAAAACAAAGGTATACCAGGCCAGTACTTCAGAACTCTATGGCCTGGTGCAGGAAGTACCGCAAAAGGAAAGCACACCTTTTTATCCAAGGAGCCCTTATGCAGTAGCTAAACTTTACGCTTACTGGATCACTGTAAACTACAGGGAAGCCTATAATATGTTTGCCTGTAATGGCATCCTCTTTAATCATGAAAGCCCTCTGCGTGGTGAGACTTTCGTAACCCGGAAGATCACCCGCGCAGCAGCGGCTATCGTGCTGGGTATGCAGGATAAGTTATTCCTTGGTAACCTGGATGCACGCAGGGACTGGGGCCATGCCAAAGATTATGTGGAAGCTATGTGGCGCATCCTCCAGCAGGATAAGGCAGACGATTATGTGATTGCGACCGGCATCACCACGCCTGTGCGTGACTTTGTACGCATGGCCTTTGATGAACTGGGCATTGAACTGGAATTCACAGGAGAAGGTGTAAATGAAGTAGGTGTTATTTCCGCCTGCCGGAATAAAGAATACATTCTGCCGGTAGGTAAAGAAGTAGTAGCAGTAGACCCTGCTTATTTCCGTCCTACGGAAGTGGAACTGCTGATCGGCGATCCTACCAAATCAAAAACAGTACTGGGCTGGGAACCTAAATATGACCTGCCGGCGCTCGTGAAAGAAATGGTAGCCGCTGATGTGGAATTGTTCCGGAGAAAAGAAGTGACGCAGTTTGAACATCTGATCGGATAA
- a CDS encoding lipopolysaccharide biosynthesis protein — MQAANRVVLNTGFLYGKMLISMFIALYATRLVLNALGVEDYGIFNLVSGIVAMLSFLNSSMTMSTQRYMSFFLGAGDEQKLKTAFNSSVWLHLAIGIVVVGLLEIAGLYLFSDVLNIPAARLPAAKLIFHFMALSAFFTIISVPYDAIINTHENMFLVAVLGILESVVKLAAAICLQYVATDKLVLYGGVLALLTVALLLAKRVYCALKYKESKMSVRDFDRQLLKEMFAYSGWGMVGASGVIAKTQGVAMILNVFFGAVINAAFAIANQVNAQLSFFAVTMLQSLNPQLVKSEGSGNRERMIMLSMMACKFSFYLMAFFAIPALIEMPFVLKLWLNTIPEHTVIFCRLIIVASLAYQLSAGLQMAVHAVGRIGKYQVIMSILLLLNLPGAYLLLKAGWPPASVLVLSIFIECVLTAYRIFAAKRHTGMPVADFLRRVVLSAMVPVVLATLFSLIPYYFMEEGFARLLCTGMITVVSLTLFIRLMGLTPYEKEKLEGIIFKVMSKVHPRMAVPKAN; from the coding sequence ATGCAAGCGGCCAACAGGGTAGTTTTAAATACAGGATTCCTATACGGAAAGATGCTCATCTCCATGTTCATTGCATTATATGCAACGAGGCTGGTGCTGAATGCATTGGGTGTGGAGGATTACGGCATCTTTAACCTGGTAAGTGGTATTGTGGCAATGCTGTCTTTTTTGAACAGCTCCATGACCATGTCCACCCAGCGGTATATGTCGTTTTTCCTGGGAGCAGGAGATGAACAGAAACTGAAAACTGCCTTTAACTCCAGTGTATGGCTGCATCTTGCGATAGGTATTGTGGTAGTAGGCCTGCTGGAAATAGCGGGTCTCTACCTGTTCAGTGATGTGCTGAACATCCCGGCGGCAAGGTTACCCGCTGCCAAACTCATTTTTCACTTTATGGCCCTGAGTGCTTTCTTCACCATTATATCCGTTCCTTACGATGCCATCATCAATACGCATGAGAACATGTTCCTTGTGGCCGTACTGGGCATCCTGGAATCTGTGGTGAAGCTCGCAGCCGCCATCTGCCTGCAATATGTGGCAACAGATAAGCTCGTGCTATATGGCGGTGTGCTCGCTTTACTCACGGTTGCATTACTCCTGGCAAAAAGAGTTTACTGCGCCCTGAAATACAAAGAGAGCAAAATGAGTGTGCGGGATTTTGACAGGCAATTGCTGAAAGAAATGTTTGCCTATTCCGGTTGGGGTATGGTAGGTGCTTCCGGTGTAATTGCTAAAACACAGGGTGTGGCCATGATCCTGAATGTTTTCTTCGGCGCAGTGATCAATGCCGCATTTGCTATTGCCAACCAGGTGAACGCACAACTCAGCTTTTTTGCGGTGACCATGTTGCAGTCCCTGAACCCGCAACTGGTGAAAAGCGAAGGCAGTGGCAACCGGGAAAGGATGATCATGCTGTCTATGATGGCCTGTAAGTTCTCTTTTTACCTGATGGCTTTCTTCGCTATTCCTGCATTGATCGAAATGCCTTTTGTATTAAAGCTCTGGCTGAACACTATTCCTGAACATACTGTTATCTTCTGCCGCCTCATTATTGTAGCCTCGCTGGCTTACCAGTTATCCGCCGGTTTGCAGATGGCAGTACATGCGGTGGGCAGGATAGGAAAGTACCAGGTGATCATGAGCATTCTGCTGCTGCTGAACCTGCCCGGTGCCTATCTTTTGCTGAAAGCAGGATGGCCACCCGCTTCTGTATTGGTACTGAGCATTTTCATTGAATGTGTGCTCACGGCCTACAGGATCTTTGCGGCAAAACGGCATACAGGTATGCCTGTTGCTGATTTTCTGCGCAGGGTAGTGCTCAGCGCCATGGTGCCGGTAGTGCTGGCCACATTGTTCTCCCTGATCCCATACTATTTTATGGAAGAAGGATTTGCCCGCCTTTTATGTACGGGTATGATAACAGTAGTGAGCCTCACATTGTTTATCCGCCTCATGGGCTTAACACCTTATGAAAAGGAAAAACTGGAAGGGATCATTTTTAAAGTAATGTCTAAAGTACATCCCCGGATGGCTGTACCTAAAGCAAATTAA
- a CDS encoding UpxY family transcription antiterminator, translated as MQQEVHAWYALYTRSRAEKKVAETLTRKQVECYCPLNQVEKRWSDRRKIVEEPLFSSYVFVRIPERMKSLVREVEGVVNFVYWLGKPAVIQTQEIELIKSFLRDHKHVTLEKVPIRQNDMVEITAGPLMHHRGRIIEVSRNKVKAVLHSLGYAMIATLAANEVVTVDEALEQTYI; from the coding sequence ATGCAACAAGAAGTGCATGCCTGGTACGCACTGTATACCAGGTCAAGAGCGGAAAAAAAAGTAGCAGAAACGCTTACACGTAAGCAGGTGGAATGTTACTGCCCGTTAAACCAGGTGGAAAAACGTTGGAGCGACCGGCGGAAGATCGTGGAAGAACCTTTGTTCTCTTCCTATGTATTTGTACGCATCCCGGAACGCATGAAATCGCTGGTGAGAGAAGTGGAAGGGGTAGTGAACTTTGTATACTGGCTGGGTAAACCTGCCGTGATACAAACCCAGGAAATTGAGCTGATCAAAAGTTTCCTGCGGGACCACAAACACGTGACACTGGAGAAAGTGCCTATCCGCCAGAACGATATGGTGGAGATCACTGCAGGCCCATTAATGCATCACCGCGGAAGGATCATTGAAGTGAGCCGGAACAAAGTGAAAGCGGTACTCCACAGTCTTGGTTATGCCATGATCGCCACCCTTGCTGCCAACGAAGTGGTAACTGTAGACGAAGCCCTCGAACAAACCTATATATAA
- the fcl gene encoding GDP-L-fucose synthase: MKLTDKIYIAGHRGMVGGAIKRKLIALGYQNIVLRTSGELDLRSQAEVDAFFAEEQPDYVFLAAAKVGGIHANNTYRAEFLYDNLMIASNIIHAAWKYKVTKLMFLGSSCIYPRLAPQPLQESSLLTGPLEQTNEPYAIAKIAGIKLCEAYRDQYGCNFISVMPTNLYGIGDNYHPENSHVLPALIRRFYEARVNKKDTVTVWGSGTPKREFLFADDLADACVYLMQEYNGRELVNIGTGEDLSIRELAEAVKAVTNFEGEIIFDASKPDGTPRKLMDVSKLHQLGWQHKTDLKTGLTLAYSDFVKKQFSVMNAIG, from the coding sequence ATGAAACTAACAGATAAAATTTACATAGCAGGGCATCGCGGGATGGTAGGAGGTGCCATTAAAAGGAAATTGATCGCACTGGGCTATCAGAACATTGTCCTGCGTACTTCCGGGGAACTGGATCTCCGTTCGCAGGCAGAGGTAGATGCCTTCTTTGCAGAAGAGCAGCCGGATTATGTATTTCTGGCAGCTGCCAAAGTGGGTGGCATTCATGCTAACAATACTTACAGGGCTGAATTCCTCTACGATAACCTCATGATCGCTTCCAATATTATCCATGCTGCATGGAAATATAAAGTGACCAAACTGATGTTCCTTGGCAGTTCCTGTATCTATCCCCGTTTGGCACCACAGCCATTACAGGAAAGCAGCTTGCTCACCGGCCCCCTGGAGCAAACGAATGAACCCTATGCCATTGCCAAGATAGCCGGGATTAAATTATGTGAAGCATACCGGGACCAGTATGGCTGCAACTTTATCAGCGTGATGCCTACTAACCTGTATGGCATCGGTGATAATTACCATCCTGAAAATTCACATGTGCTGCCGGCGCTGATCCGCAGGTTCTACGAAGCCCGTGTCAATAAGAAAGATACGGTAACCGTATGGGGCAGCGGCACACCCAAACGCGAATTCCTTTTTGCAGATGATCTCGCAGATGCCTGCGTATATCTCATGCAGGAATATAACGGAAGGGAACTGGTGAACATCGGAACAGGGGAAGACCTCAGCATCCGTGAACTCGCAGAAGCCGTAAAAGCAGTGACCAACTTTGAAGGAGAGATCATCTTTGATGCCTCCAAACCGGATGGTACACCACGCAAATTAATGGATGTATCCAAACTCCATCAGTTAGGCTGGCAGCATAAAACAGATCTGAAAACAGGTCTGACCCTCGCTTACAGCGACTTCGTAAAAAAACAATTCTCCGTCATGAACGCGATCGGATAA